A part of Candidatus Electrothrix aestuarii genomic DNA contains:
- a CDS encoding transglutaminase-like domain-containing protein — protein MKFRVVKLLVICSWLALLVILVKKDFLISTLDSAEQKVLTLAKYQQYYGVYLQNKRIGYVMEDVRPDDEENRLRIQQEASLRLKVLNSVQPVKMSLTAITENNLRLRTFTFSFSSPFYNTTAHGRVEGNTVHFSLDTGGATMEDTITLQAPPVLPLNQRSYLLSELKEKGDKLKVPFFDPFSLSAKTSVITYKGQEKKLLNKRIYNIHLFTESYAGMQTDFWLNDEGQVVREQSPVGFVFQAEPKFKAMDIQDGGDELLSAVAVQYTGQLLEENSPAATFRLQFPKDAEVELNGGRQHFADGKLTLNKENFPPVSGKEDTTGANSCAGDDASLQASRYVQSDDPVLKAKAQEIVGEETDPTRQVELLTDWVYKNLEKRPVIGLPDALTTLKNGKGDCNEHAALFAGLARSLNIPTTIAAGVTMQHDAFYYHAWNEVCLDGQWLSVDTTVNQIPADLYHIRFTRGDLEGQLAIGALIGKLQIEILPVPE, from the coding sequence ATGAAATTTCGTGTCGTCAAATTACTCGTTATCTGCTCTTGGCTCGCTTTGCTAGTTATCTTAGTGAAAAAGGATTTCTTAATAAGCACCTTAGATAGTGCGGAGCAAAAAGTCCTTACTCTTGCCAAATACCAACAATATTATGGTGTATATCTCCAAAATAAGCGTATCGGTTATGTGATGGAGGATGTCCGCCCGGATGACGAGGAGAACCGTCTACGTATTCAGCAAGAGGCCTCGCTACGACTGAAGGTCCTGAATTCCGTCCAACCGGTCAAGATGAGCCTCACGGCAATAACGGAAAACAACCTGCGCTTACGCACCTTTACATTTTCTTTCTCTTCACCGTTTTACAACACAACGGCACACGGTCGAGTGGAAGGAAACACGGTTCATTTTTCTCTGGATACCGGAGGCGCAACAATGGAGGATACGATTACCCTCCAAGCCCCTCCTGTCCTCCCACTTAATCAACGAAGCTACTTACTCAGTGAACTCAAAGAAAAAGGAGACAAGCTAAAGGTCCCCTTCTTTGATCCCTTTTCACTCTCTGCAAAGACCTCTGTCATTACCTATAAAGGCCAAGAGAAAAAACTCCTTAACAAAAGGATATATAATATACATCTCTTCACAGAGTCATATGCCGGGATGCAAACTGACTTCTGGCTCAACGACGAGGGACAGGTCGTACGCGAACAGTCACCAGTGGGCTTTGTCTTTCAGGCAGAACCAAAATTCAAGGCAATGGACATTCAGGATGGTGGCGATGAGCTCTTATCCGCCGTTGCTGTGCAATACACAGGACAGCTCCTTGAAGAAAACAGCCCAGCAGCAACATTTCGCCTTCAGTTCCCGAAAGATGCAGAGGTCGAACTCAACGGAGGACGGCAGCATTTTGCTGATGGCAAACTCACCCTGAACAAAGAGAATTTTCCTCCGGTATCAGGGAAAGAAGATACAACAGGTGCAAACAGCTGTGCTGGGGATGATGCCAGCTTACAGGCTAGTCGGTATGTTCAATCAGATGATCCTGTTCTCAAGGCAAAGGCTCAGGAGATTGTAGGCGAAGAAACGGACCCTACTCGTCAAGTGGAGCTCCTAACGGACTGGGTGTACAAAAATCTTGAGAAACGACCGGTTATCGGCCTGCCGGATGCTCTCACAACGCTGAAAAATGGCAAAGGTGATTGCAATGAGCATGCGGCTCTTTTTGCTGGCCTTGCCCGTAGCCTCAATATCCCCACCACAATTGCCGCCGGGGTAACCATGCAACACGATGCCTTTTACTATCACGCCTGGAATGAGGTCTGCCTGGATGGCCAATGGCTCAGCGTAGATACCACGGTCAATCAGATTCCTGCGGATCTGTACCACATCCGTTTCACCCGTGGGGACCTGGAAGGACAACTTGCTATCGGGGCTTTAATCGGGAAATTACAGATTGAGATTCTGCCCGTCCCGGAATAA
- the clpA gene encoding ATP-dependent Clp protease ATP-binding subunit ClpA has protein sequence MLSRELELALIKAIKEAKAKKHEYVTVEHMLWGLLHDELAVHIINKCGGDNNSIRERLQEFLAGGVPLLGADKDEPSQTVAFNRVLQRAVNHVQSCGKKEVDTGDVLVSIFAEPDSHAVYFLGSEGVGRMDVVEYISHNIPETLQQKPAPKPGISAADTKKQKGKEDILEQFTVNFAELANQGRIDPLIGRNLELERMMQVLCRRRKNNPLLVGEPGVGKTAIAEGLALRIHEDGLTRKEEEPDPAKMVPDLLQDTTIYMLDMGALVAGTKYRGDFEKRLKAVIAAVEEKDNAILFIDEMHTIVGAGATSGGSMDASNLLKPALQAGTIRCIGSTTYEEHKSYIEKDRALSRRFQKIDIEEPSVEETCEILKGLQSRYEKHHDLSYSEEAIETTAELAERYINDRFLPDKAIDVMDEVGASLRLAGKTGATVTIEDVERIVSKMARVPVVSVNNDETDGLRHLEDELKSVIFGQDEAVIEVVRAVKRSKAGLGNPLSPTGCFLFAGPTGVGKTEVARQLAQSMGIHFERFDMSEYMEKHAVARLIGAPPGYVGFEQGGLLTDAIRKHPHTVLLLDEIEKAHPDVFSILLQVMDHSTLTDNSGRRADFRNVILIMTTNAGAREMTERTIGFIGDSKGKEQKALKNLFTPEFRNRLDSAITFHALELDAVERIVDKMVVELQGQLADKNVEISLTPAARHGLAEEGYDPAYGARPLRRLIMKEIGDVLTDEILFGKLRKGGKVRIGRRKGQMTFKYPE, from the coding sequence ATGTTGAGTCGAGAATTAGAATTGGCCTTGATCAAGGCAATAAAAGAGGCAAAGGCAAAAAAACACGAGTATGTGACTGTTGAACACATGCTTTGGGGGCTTTTGCATGATGAGTTGGCCGTTCATATTATTAATAAATGTGGCGGCGATAATAATTCAATCAGAGAAAGGCTGCAGGAGTTTCTTGCAGGAGGAGTTCCCTTATTAGGCGCAGACAAGGATGAGCCTTCGCAGACGGTTGCCTTTAACCGAGTATTACAACGGGCGGTCAATCACGTCCAGAGCTGCGGCAAAAAAGAGGTGGATACCGGCGATGTTCTGGTATCTATCTTTGCGGAACCGGACTCACACGCGGTCTACTTTCTCGGAAGCGAAGGAGTCGGACGGATGGATGTTGTGGAGTATATCTCGCATAATATCCCGGAAACCCTCCAGCAAAAACCAGCACCAAAACCCGGTATTTCTGCTGCGGACACCAAGAAGCAGAAGGGCAAGGAAGATATTCTGGAACAGTTTACTGTCAATTTCGCTGAATTAGCAAATCAAGGGCGAATTGACCCCTTAATCGGGCGGAACCTTGAGCTGGAAAGAATGATGCAAGTCCTTTGTCGGAGGCGCAAAAACAACCCCTTACTCGTAGGAGAGCCTGGGGTAGGAAAAACCGCCATTGCGGAAGGGCTTGCCCTACGTATTCACGAGGATGGCTTGACCCGAAAAGAAGAAGAGCCTGATCCAGCAAAGATGGTACCGGACCTGCTTCAGGATACGACCATTTATATGTTGGATATGGGAGCCCTTGTTGCTGGCACCAAATATCGGGGCGATTTTGAGAAAAGACTGAAGGCCGTTATAGCAGCAGTGGAGGAAAAAGACAATGCGATCCTCTTTATCGATGAAATGCATACCATTGTCGGAGCAGGCGCAACCAGCGGCGGTTCTATGGATGCATCTAACCTTCTGAAACCTGCGCTTCAGGCTGGAACCATCCGCTGTATCGGCTCAACCACCTATGAAGAGCATAAAAGCTATATTGAAAAAGACAGAGCATTATCCCGTCGCTTCCAGAAAATAGATATTGAGGAACCCTCTGTCGAGGAAACCTGCGAGATCCTGAAAGGTCTGCAATCCCGCTACGAAAAGCACCATGATCTGTCCTACTCAGAGGAGGCTATCGAGACAACGGCGGAATTAGCTGAGCGCTACATTAATGATCGTTTCCTTCCAGATAAGGCCATTGACGTTATGGACGAAGTCGGAGCATCTCTGCGGCTGGCCGGTAAAACCGGTGCAACTGTGACCATCGAAGATGTGGAACGCATCGTCTCTAAAATGGCCAGGGTGCCTGTGGTCTCTGTGAATAATGATGAGACCGATGGCTTACGTCATTTAGAGGACGAGCTTAAATCCGTTATCTTTGGTCAGGATGAGGCTGTGATCGAAGTGGTACGGGCAGTGAAACGCTCCAAGGCAGGCTTAGGCAACCCGCTTTCTCCCACAGGCTGTTTCCTCTTTGCAGGCCCCACAGGTGTAGGAAAAACCGAGGTTGCCCGGCAATTAGCTCAGTCTATGGGCATACATTTTGAGCGCTTTGACATGAGCGAATACATGGAAAAGCATGCCGTAGCCCGGCTTATCGGAGCTCCTCCCGGCTATGTCGGTTTTGAGCAGGGAGGCCTTTTGACCGATGCTATCCGCAAGCACCCCCATACTGTACTCCTGCTGGATGAAATTGAAAAAGCTCATCCAGACGTTTTCTCCATTCTTCTCCAGGTAATGGATCACTCGACCCTGACAGACAATAGTGGCCGGAGAGCTGATTTCCGCAATGTTATCCTTATCATGACCACCAATGCCGGTGCGAGAGAGATGACCGAGAGGACTATCGGTTTTATCGGAGATTCAAAAGGAAAAGAGCAGAAGGCTCTGAAAAACCTCTTTACTCCAGAATTCAGAAACCGACTTGATAGCGCTATCACCTTCCACGCCTTGGAACTGGATGCGGTAGAACGAATTGTAGACAAGATGGTGGTTGAACTTCAAGGGCAGCTGGCAGATAAGAATGTCGAAATTTCCCTAACTCCGGCGGCACGACATGGCTTAGCAGAAGAGGGCTATGATCCGGCATACGGCGCACGGCCGCTACGGCGCTTAATCATGAAAGAGATAGGCGATGTACTGACTGATGAGATCCTCTTTGGCAAACTCCGCAAGGGAGGCAAGGTACGCATTGGCCGCCGTAAGGGACAAATGACGTTTAAGTATCCTGAATAA
- the clpS gene encoding ATP-dependent Clp protease adapter ClpS, with protein MGKTDSGHREEILTKDKKELQEPPLYKVLLHNDDYTTMEFVVMVLETIFGKDTAEATSIMLNVHHQGMGVAGIYSREIGETKVSEVHQTARKNQFPLKCSLEKA; from the coding sequence ATGGGAAAAACAGATTCAGGACATAGGGAAGAGATACTGACCAAGGACAAGAAAGAACTTCAGGAACCTCCCCTGTATAAAGTACTTCTCCATAATGACGATTATACAACCATGGAGTTCGTGGTTATGGTGCTGGAAACTATCTTCGGCAAGGACACAGCAGAGGCAACGTCAATTATGTTAAATGTCCATCACCAGGGAATGGGGGTTGCCGGAATTTATTCCCGAGAAATTGGAGAAACCAAGGTGTCGGAAGTGCATCAGACAGCCCGCAAAAATCAATTTCCGTTGAAATGCTCATTGGAGAAGGCATAA
- the holA gene encoding DNA polymerase III subunit delta, producing the protein MPVYERNKLDTLFQESKKGVFFPAYLFIGERYLCQQAADQLAKLLCAAGGTVHSIEGDTEDSNHTLSKLRSFSLLGGKQIFRVNNTRLFHSKNVAQGIWKRAVQANEKNKPEKAFKYLQAMMEAGGLDSRDTENDPGILSPAQWKKCFGFAKPDSNISWTGELLARFPEQARPEGARPSQNAGEMTLAALDAGIPQNNILILLAEEVDKRKKLYKAFKEKYAVIDLHVDTGASAQAKKEQKVILQEQVRIVLRKMNKSMAPQVMEQLLERVGFHPVAVVMETEKLALSVGEAQQITGEDLDRMVGRTRQEAVFELTQAISDKQIDQALLITARLQENGIHALAILATLRNFTRTLLLFRLLLEQGQYNFRPGISAQVFQNQCLPALKQNERWKSELSGHPFALYMRFKTAAGFSVTLLRRWLEDILQADMRLKGSPVDTDTVLQHLILSMMNATEKVSLQNHP; encoded by the coding sequence ATGCCTGTTTACGAAAGAAATAAGCTCGACACCCTTTTTCAAGAGAGCAAAAAAGGAGTTTTTTTTCCCGCCTACCTGTTTATCGGAGAACGTTACCTCTGTCAACAAGCGGCAGACCAACTCGCAAAGCTCCTGTGTGCAGCTGGTGGGACCGTACACAGTATCGAAGGTGATACTGAGGACAGCAATCACACTCTCTCCAAACTCCGCAGCTTCAGCCTTTTGGGTGGCAAACAGATCTTTCGAGTCAACAACACCCGCCTGTTTCACTCCAAAAATGTGGCCCAGGGTATATGGAAACGAGCAGTGCAGGCCAATGAAAAGAATAAGCCGGAAAAGGCCTTCAAATACCTTCAGGCAATGATGGAGGCAGGAGGCTTGGATAGCCGTGACACAGAAAACGATCCCGGAATATTGAGTCCTGCCCAATGGAAAAAATGTTTTGGTTTTGCCAAGCCTGATAGCAACATTTCCTGGACCGGCGAACTCCTTGCGCGATTCCCTGAGCAAGCTCGGCCTGAAGGCGCGCGCCCGAGTCAAAATGCCGGAGAGATGACTCTGGCAGCCCTGGATGCAGGTATACCTCAAAATAATATTCTGATACTCCTGGCCGAGGAGGTGGATAAACGGAAAAAACTCTATAAGGCCTTTAAAGAAAAATACGCTGTTATAGACCTCCATGTGGACACAGGGGCCAGCGCTCAAGCCAAGAAAGAGCAAAAGGTAATTCTCCAAGAGCAAGTGCGCATCGTGTTGCGAAAAATGAACAAAAGCATGGCGCCTCAGGTTATGGAGCAGTTGCTGGAACGGGTAGGATTTCATCCTGTTGCCGTTGTCATGGAAACAGAAAAACTGGCTTTATCTGTGGGAGAAGCGCAGCAAATCACTGGAGAAGATCTTGACCGCATGGTGGGACGCACACGCCAGGAAGCCGTTTTTGAACTCACCCAGGCGATCAGCGACAAACAGATTGATCAGGCCCTGCTTATCACCGCGCGCCTCCAGGAAAATGGCATCCATGCTCTGGCCATCCTGGCAACATTACGCAATTTCACCCGTACTCTCCTCCTTTTTCGCCTCTTACTGGAACAGGGGCAATATAATTTTCGTCCGGGGATCTCAGCCCAAGTCTTTCAAAATCAGTGCCTGCCTGCCCTAAAACAAAATGAGCGCTGGAAATCAGAATTATCCGGCCATCCCTTTGCCCTGTACATGCGTTTCAAGACAGCTGCCGGTTTTTCAGTCACTCTTCTCCGGCGTTGGCTAGAAGATATCCTCCAGGCAGATATGAGGCTAAAAGGATCTCCTGTAGATACAGACACTGTTCTACAGCATCTGATCCTCTCGATGATGAACGCAACAGAGAAAGTAAGCTTGCAAAATCATCCTTGA
- a CDS encoding Rne/Rng family ribonuclease: MSVEQAIADPSKRLPDSTRNMYTDIVINATPYENRIAVVERGNLLEFHLERPSEKGLVGNIYQGKVVRVLPGMQAAFVDIGLERTGFLYVDDIDMSMSQLADGELSYPSPVRNTPTNPAIEDMVKEGQTILVQIAKEPIGSKGARLTCHITLPCRNLVFMPLTDHIGISRKIEDEEVRDELRQKIERLRPEGTGFIVRTVAENVTAAEIEADMEFLLLLWDDIRSHAQRAVAPSLIYKDLDLVLRAVRDLFTESVNELVVDSQSMHERLLNFVMTFAPKLKSRIVYYDSEVPIFDAYGIEVNVGRAIDKKVWLRSGGYLIIETTEALTVVDVNTGRYVGKNNLNETIFKTNMEAVEEIAYQLRLRNIGGIIIIDFIDMEIEQHRDELYDTFQEAMRKDKNRVNILKVSEFGLVQMTRKRSSESLSQLMCEPCFYCGGEGIVKSRQTICYEIFRKIYRDNRTASGKSITIRVHPHIAATLSQDEAHHLRHLEKTTGKEITVSSVHNLHVHRYQVVWDE, from the coding sequence ATGAGTGTTGAACAAGCAATTGCCGATCCAAGCAAACGGCTTCCTGATAGCACACGCAACATGTATACAGACATTGTGATAAATGCCACACCTTATGAGAACCGTATTGCGGTGGTGGAGCGCGGCAACCTGCTGGAGTTCCACCTCGAACGGCCATCAGAAAAAGGCTTAGTGGGTAATATCTATCAAGGAAAGGTCGTTCGGGTGCTCCCTGGAATGCAGGCAGCTTTTGTTGATATCGGCCTTGAACGCACAGGTTTTCTTTATGTTGATGATATTGATATGTCAATGTCACAGCTTGCCGATGGAGAGCTCAGTTATCCTTCTCCTGTAAGAAACACCCCGACCAATCCGGCAATCGAGGATATGGTGAAAGAGGGGCAGACGATTTTGGTTCAGATTGCAAAAGAACCTATCGGCTCGAAAGGTGCCCGTCTGACCTGTCATATTACTCTGCCGTGCCGTAATTTGGTCTTTATGCCCTTGACTGATCATATCGGTATTTCTCGTAAAATAGAGGATGAAGAGGTGCGGGATGAATTACGGCAAAAAATTGAGCGACTTCGTCCAGAAGGGACCGGATTTATTGTCCGTACTGTTGCGGAGAATGTTACAGCAGCCGAGATAGAGGCGGATATGGAGTTTCTCCTCCTGCTGTGGGATGATATCCGCTCTCATGCCCAACGGGCAGTTGCTCCCAGTCTGATCTATAAGGACCTGGACTTAGTCCTCAGGGCTGTACGTGATCTTTTTACAGAGAGTGTAAATGAATTGGTTGTCGATTCTCAAAGTATGCATGAACGACTGCTCAACTTTGTCATGACCTTTGCCCCGAAGTTAAAAAGTAGGATAGTCTATTACGATAGTGAGGTTCCTATTTTTGATGCCTATGGTATTGAAGTAAACGTTGGCCGTGCTATAGATAAAAAAGTTTGGTTGCGTTCTGGAGGATACCTTATTATTGAGACCACTGAAGCCTTAACTGTGGTAGATGTAAATACTGGGCGTTATGTAGGGAAAAATAATCTGAACGAGACTATTTTCAAGACCAATATGGAAGCGGTGGAGGAGATTGCTTACCAGCTCCGACTTCGCAATATTGGGGGGATCATTATTATTGATTTCATTGATATGGAGATAGAACAACATCGGGATGAACTCTATGATACCTTTCAGGAGGCTATGCGCAAGGATAAAAATCGGGTCAATATCCTCAAGGTTTCAGAGTTTGGCTTGGTTCAGATGACCCGGAAGCGCTCCAGTGAGAGCTTATCCCAACTTATGTGTGAGCCCTGCTTTTATTGCGGTGGAGAGGGCATCGTGAAATCACGACAAACTATCTGTTATGAGATTTTTCGCAAGATATATCGTGATAATCGTACAGCGAGTGGAAAAAGTATAACGATCAGAGTGCATCCGCATATTGCCGCAACACTATCGCAGGATGAGGCGCATCACCTCCGACATCTCGAAAAAACCACCGGAAAAGAGATCACGGTCTCTTCAGTGCATAATTTGCATGTGCATCGGTATCAAGTCGTTTGGGATGAATAA
- a CDS encoding M23 family metallopeptidase: MTGFILFETEKPQVTLSQDLQFLGSPLEIEVQATDQKSGIQQIAITLQQNEQEFQLFKKDFPRQAWLSKAGPGEIEETLTLDVQKAGGKEGDAKLTVSVHDFSLNGALQGNETALVFPVKIDTKPPRVHIEHAQQYITPGGSGIVVYSVSEPSERHGVMLDDTFFQGYPLRGSTKRFIAYIALPWNSDKPEQARVIAVDQAGNEGSTPFSMRFKSAKEKKDRINISDGFLNKKIPEFEDSYPQLNGTNLEKYLIVNRTVRVQNAEKIAVLCNNTESEQLWEGRFLRMAGAGRAGFADQRTYYYKGEPIDHQTHLGMDIASTARVEVEAANNGKIIFADYLGIYGNMVMIDHGQGLTSLYSHLSRIAVEVGQTVEKGEVIGNSGTTGMAGGDHLHFSMLVHGIFVTPIEWWDSHWIDVNINKIIE, translated from the coding sequence GTGACTGGATTTATTCTCTTTGAAACGGAAAAACCGCAAGTCACCTTGAGTCAAGATCTTCAGTTCCTTGGTAGTCCACTGGAAATCGAGGTTCAAGCGACAGACCAAAAGAGTGGTATTCAGCAGATAGCCATTACTCTTCAGCAGAACGAACAGGAATTTCAGCTTTTTAAGAAAGATTTTCCTCGACAGGCTTGGCTTTCAAAGGCAGGCCCAGGAGAAATAGAAGAGACGCTCACCTTGGATGTGCAAAAGGCTGGGGGGAAGGAGGGCGACGCGAAACTTACCGTTTCAGTGCATGATTTCTCTCTTAATGGAGCCTTGCAAGGAAATGAAACAGCTCTTGTTTTTCCGGTAAAGATTGATACCAAACCACCACGGGTTCATATCGAACATGCCCAGCAGTATATCACCCCAGGTGGAAGTGGTATCGTTGTTTACAGCGTTTCTGAGCCTTCAGAGCGACATGGTGTTATGTTGGATGATACCTTTTTTCAGGGATATCCCCTCCGAGGGAGCACAAAGCGATTTATAGCCTATATTGCCTTGCCCTGGAATAGTGACAAACCGGAGCAGGCGCGGGTTATTGCTGTAGATCAGGCTGGTAATGAGGGCAGCACTCCTTTCTCTATGCGATTCAAATCGGCAAAGGAGAAGAAAGATAGGATTAATATTTCAGATGGTTTCCTCAATAAGAAAATTCCTGAATTTGAAGATAGTTACCCCCAACTGAACGGAACAAATCTGGAAAAATACCTTATTGTTAATAGGACTGTTCGTGTGCAAAATGCAGAGAAGATTGCTGTTCTTTGCAATAACACGGAAAGCGAGCAGCTCTGGGAAGGTCGTTTTCTTCGGATGGCTGGTGCTGGTCGAGCTGGTTTTGCTGATCAACGCACCTATTACTATAAGGGAGAGCCTATTGATCATCAGACACATCTGGGGATGGATATCGCCTCAACAGCACGGGTTGAGGTTGAGGCTGCAAATAATGGAAAGATTATCTTTGCCGACTACCTCGGCATTTATGGCAATATGGTGATGATAGATCATGGCCAGGGACTGACCAGTTTGTATTCTCATCTGAGCCGCATCGCTGTAGAAGTAGGGCAGACCGTGGAAAAAGGAGAGGTTATAGGCAATTCAGGGACAACGGGGATGGCGGGGGGCGATCATCTCCATTTTTCCATGTTGGTCCACGGTATTTTTGTTACCCCGATAGAGTGGTGGGATTCACACTGGATTGATGTAAATATTAACAAGATCATTGAGTGA
- the lptF gene encoding LPS export ABC transporter permease LptF, which translates to MQRKGIPFLLYSYIATELLAPFFASFLILYGVFFLIRLIPLLEVVLELGINLPDFIRLFSYIFPHMLLYVIPMASMAGVIIGFTRLTNEREILALKACGISLRQMLPPVVMVASVIALLTGYFSVHLIPAGQIAMHQLMFQLAKEKIDSGIKEKKFTEALGDLVVYVDDIDEQDHWNGVYVSDMRDREQPIIIMAKKGRMKANIKTMSVIIVLDNGTLHNTSGLDSQIVRFNRYQLNIPLKPPTRIDGDDVTTLSRGSMSQAQLVEAAQEYGVDSQVGVNYLTEYHHRLALPVGCLILSLLGLPLGLQAGPGRKAVGIPLGLGFFVLYYIVFTLFRVMAEDMALPLLAGMWLPNVIFAVMTGVIFWRVEQEKPIFSERLTLRLEAVLDVLFLVPFKRVAQAFKSLLGSREKQKKQADPAWDGMLVHADAKERVFHLPGCEQYHCTNCTLQFNSVYVAYEAGFEPCPYCATQAKSYDL; encoded by the coding sequence ATGCAGCGCAAAGGCATTCCTTTTCTCCTCTACAGCTATATAGCAACTGAATTGCTGGCACCTTTTTTTGCCAGCTTTCTTATTCTGTATGGGGTATTTTTTCTGATCCGCCTCATTCCACTGCTGGAAGTTGTTCTGGAATTAGGGATTAATCTGCCTGATTTTATCCGCCTCTTTTCCTATATTTTCCCCCACATGCTCCTTTACGTTATTCCTATGGCGAGCATGGCCGGGGTTATTATCGGTTTTACCCGTTTAACCAATGAACGGGAAATTCTTGCCCTGAAAGCCTGCGGTATCAGCCTGCGACAGATGTTGCCTCCAGTTGTCATGGTGGCGTCCGTTATAGCCTTACTTACAGGGTATTTTTCTGTTCATTTGATCCCGGCCGGACAAATTGCCATGCATCAGCTGATGTTTCAATTGGCGAAGGAAAAGATAGACAGCGGAATTAAAGAAAAAAAATTCACAGAAGCCCTTGGGGATCTGGTTGTTTATGTTGATGATATAGATGAGCAGGATCACTGGAACGGGGTATATGTCTCGGACATGCGGGACAGGGAACAGCCGATAATTATTATGGCCAAGAAAGGCCGTATGAAGGCAAACATCAAAACGATGTCCGTTATTATTGTTCTGGATAACGGAACCCTTCATAATACCAGTGGGTTGGATAGTCAGATTGTGCGTTTCAATCGCTATCAGTTGAATATCCCCTTAAAGCCACCGACTCGTATTGATGGGGATGATGTGACTACGCTGAGCCGGGGGAGTATGTCGCAGGCACAGCTTGTGGAGGCTGCCCAGGAGTACGGAGTTGACTCTCAAGTCGGTGTTAATTATTTGACGGAATATCATCATCGCCTTGCCTTGCCTGTAGGTTGTCTTATTCTCAGTTTGTTGGGCCTTCCCTTGGGACTTCAGGCAGGGCCTGGTCGTAAAGCTGTTGGTATTCCTTTAGGTTTGGGATTTTTTGTTCTCTATTATATTGTTTTTACTCTGTTCAGAGTTATGGCAGAAGATATGGCCTTGCCGCTTCTGGCAGGGATGTGGTTGCCCAATGTTATCTTTGCTGTCATGACCGGGGTTATCTTCTGGCGTGTTGAACAGGAGAAACCCATTTTTTCTGAGCGCCTTACCCTGCGACTTGAGGCTGTTCTTGATGTCCTTTTTCTTGTGCCCTTCAAACGGGTTGCTCAAGCATTCAAGAGCTTACTGGGTAGTAGGGAAAAACAGAAGAAGCAGGCTGATCCGGCTTGGGACGGGATGCTTGTGCATGCTGACGCCAAAGAACGGGTTTTTCATTTGCCGGGCTGCGAACAGTACCATTGCACGAACTGCACACTTCAGTTTAATAGTGTTTATGTCGCTTATGAAGCTGGGTTTGAACCCTGTCCCTACTGTGCAACACAGGCGAAATCGTACGACCTTTAA
- a CDS encoding lysylphosphatidylglycerol synthase transmembrane domain-containing protein, whose product MQYSLRLLVTGLLLYLILRSIHPREIAAALETTSPTYLLLALLAQLSCLSVAAYRWQLIVSRLGFNASFVFYWGTYFKGAFLNQGLPTSIGGDGARIYDCAKVTGSTEDAFFGVFIDRVIGLAGLLLLNVGALLVNSYLLPRRIYYPLLFILIVLATCLLLLFFLRKFSFFTVGKYLGFLGRLSERYFQVYSSLPALASQLSLSILIHLFSMGSFFFIGRGVGLDFSLQVYLVLVPPVILLTLLPISLAGWGLREGAMVAFFLLIGAEKSQVLTLSLLYGIVTLVASLPGLAIWLFRKNPQV is encoded by the coding sequence ATGCAGTATTCTTTGAGGCTCTTGGTGACTGGCCTCCTGCTTTATCTTATCCTTCGCAGCATCCATCCTCGTGAAATAGCTGCAGCGCTGGAGACAACTTCTCCAACCTATCTCCTTCTTGCCCTGCTTGCGCAATTATCCTGCTTGAGTGTAGCTGCATATCGGTGGCAATTGATTGTCAGCCGTCTTGGCTTTAACGCGTCCTTTGTCTTCTATTGGGGAACGTATTTTAAGGGGGCTTTTTTAAATCAGGGGCTTCCTACCAGTATCGGAGGGGATGGGGCACGGATTTACGACTGTGCCAAAGTGACTGGTTCTACAGAGGATGCCTTTTTCGGGGTGTTTATTGATCGCGTCATTGGACTTGCAGGCCTCTTGTTACTTAATGTCGGAGCTCTCCTGGTCAATTCTTACCTTTTGCCAAGGCGTATTTACTATCCTTTGCTCTTTATTCTTATAGTGCTAGCCACCTGCTTGCTTCTCTTGTTTTTTTTGCGGAAATTTTCTTTTTTTACAGTTGGCAAGTACCTTGGTTTTCTCGGAAGACTTTCGGAACGCTATTTTCAGGTGTATTCTTCTTTGCCTGCCCTTGCAAGTCAACTCAGCCTCTCCATTCTTATCCATCTCTTCTCTATGGGCTCTTTCTTTTTCATTGGACGGGGCGTGGGGCTGGACTTTTCTCTGCAGGTTTACCTGGTTTTGGTGCCACCGGTGATTCTCTTGACCTTGCTCCCTATCTCATTGGCAGGCTGGGGATTACGGGAAGGGGCTATGGTCGCCTTTTTTCTTCTCATCGGTGCTGAAAAATCTCAAGTACTGACACTCTCCCTGCTCTACGGTATTGTGACGCTCGTCGCCTCACTGCCAGGCCTGGCTATTTGGCTTTTTCGCAAAAATCCACAGGTATAA